The sequence below is a genomic window from Lycium ferocissimum isolate CSIRO_LF1 chromosome 9, AGI_CSIRO_Lferr_CH_V1, whole genome shotgun sequence.
GCAAGATATATCGTGAAACAAAAGAGCCTTTTCTTGAGAGGATTTAACTGGAAAAAATTGCCTTGAACAGGCAAACAATTGGATTTGATCACCAATCTAAAAACACATACATCAATAATCACACACCTACAAACAACCAATTTACCATCGCCAAAAGCATAAGCAAAACAATATCAAATCCTCACCTTGATTCATCTGTGTCAATCCGACTCCAATATCTCCTATCATCAATGCCCGTTATCGTCAAGCCAGTTGAAGATATAGACATACAAACTCTTCCAGTTCTCTTATCTAAACATACTCTCTGCACATATCCCACAAAGCAATAAAACCATCAAACTCATTTTCCACCCTCAAACAAATTATCAGCCTTTACATTACTTCTCAAATTTTAATCCTACAACCTTAATTACTACTCAAATTTAATGTTGGCACTTTAACAACTACTCCTCAATACCAAACTAGTACAGATTCCCTAGTAACCAGTAcagtaatttttattttcaggAAAAAATTTAACCATGTTTTGCAAAATTAGGTACACAAATTGTTTCCACCCTGAAATTATGAGCCTTTAGATTACTTCTCAAATGttaatactactactactacagCCTTTAAATTACTACAATCTCTCTTGATATTTCTTGTTATCTCTTGATATGAAAATAAGAGAGCAGCACCCGtatttataatagtataaaacctactttaactcaaaacaAAACACCTATTCCTATAttaatttgactataaattctaactagacatgaattaaaatatcaaatcctaaCCAATTATTTACTACAcctttgaattattatttccaacaaATACTACCACTTTAACAACAACACTTCAGTACACAACTAATacagattttactacttcatggTACTAATTTGTATGTTCAGGAAAAGATCCAGAGGACACAAAAAACTAATGatttttttgataaattgaGTACACAAATTATGACCCTTTAGATTACCTACCAAATTTTCATACAACTACTAATATAATAACACCCCAAAACCAAACTAGTACAACTGATTTcctatttaatgtaattttttactttcaagaaagaaagaaaaatccaaagagaatcaaaaaaggggaaaaagattGAAACTTTTGAATAAATTGGGCACACAATTAATATCTTAAAATGAAGATTTTAGCATAAGAGGGATAAAAATTGTACCTTTGTGCTACCATCAAAAGAATTGGGTCGACAAAGCCTAGCATAAATATCTCTTTTACACAAATTGTTAGGAAAATTTTGGACCCTTTGAATAATAGAATTATAATTCATTGGCAACTTAGATTCCCACACAAAATCAGCAAAAGAAGCACCTCTAAAAGCCTTATTAAGCATAGATAATTTACAGATCTGAGGTGGGTCCATATATACAAGAACTGATGCTACACAACTCTCTGGTAAATCACCAAGACCAATATTATTTTGCTGATTAACAGTAGTGGATGAAAACAATAAGGATAAAGAAGAACCCATGTTgggtttttgttaaaattagagaaaaaaaaaagttcaattcttgaaaattgGTTCAATGGGAAAAAGATGAAATCAAGAATTGGGATTTTTATGGGTTTTAAAGAGAGAAACAGAAAGTGTTgggaaaaacaaaataaaatacagCTGGATGTGGAGAGTGGgtgacatatatatagaaaaatagatggtgactacttttttttttttttttttgtgtttaatttttttattctttttcatatattttgtgtCTGTTGGATTCTgtaggaaagaaagaaaaaagaggaagacaGCTTCAATCaaggtgggggtggtggggagTGCGGGcaggggtggtggggtggggtatGTAAAGGATGATGAAATTAGATTAAGGGAGAATCTAGGAGTTGTAGTAGTAGTTGGATTAGTTTGAATAagttggaaatttgaaaaatgaaatggataATTAGTACACTTGTAAAGGTTGATTGAATAATCATGATAAAATTTGACTATGTTTGGATAAGTAAGAAAATTAAATTGGTAAGTATTAATATCTGTTTAAAAATTTTGGATTATTCTTAGAAAACAGATTTTTGTCTTAATTGTAAAGAGGTTTCTGCATTTCTATTAGATGTATTTAAGTTGATAGTACTTTTTAGTAAGAACAAGACGAGTGAATTTGCAAAAGAATAATgaattcttttctctttttttaatgatattttaGAACAAACTATAGGATGAGagaaattacaacaacaacatatcaatggTAATTCTACAAGTGGGTATGAGGAGAATAACAGAGATTATATTTTAAAGATAGTTGACCAAtcaatattttgtttttgatgaaaataattttggataGAGAAATTACTAAGTAAGTAAATAACTATTTAGAGTGAAGTAATCTTCTAGTACTTTGTCAAAGTCTTTTTTGTCCTTTTGAGAAACAAAAATAGGAAGAATAAAGTTGAaataggaataagaagaattatttttatcttctttttgtgatacttttttttttttttttggttagtaTCTTCTTTTTGTTATACCAGTCTACGTAATCCAATTTATCCTAACTAAGTTTTCTCATTTTATCTTTTTTGGCTTTACCTTAGCATGCGCAATCTTAATTATCCTCGTCCTTTTATTCTTTAGGTGATTAAGGATAAATCTAATCGTCTTTATTTTATTGAACTCCAAAAATAAGTATATAATGCATAGAATTTTCTGGAAGACTCGTCATTATCGCaattactatttttttgtgGATAAGACATCTTTATCGCATGACCTTAATGAAAATTGGTACTTAATGGAGTAACTACTAATCCATCTCTAACATCaatgttatttttttaactttttaaggGGCTAAACACCAATAAGATTCTATTTGTTGTCTTTTCTTCACATTATTATGTACTGATTGTCATTAAAAGGGTTGGAcaacatttttaaattttaagttatAAACAACATTTACACTCTATCGTTTTCTTGCTAAGCCATAAATTAAGGAACGTATTCCGTTGTTTTAAAGTTTTCTATTCtataagtttaaattttgaaatatgtAAGGAGTACTAACAGAAATATTCTCTACATATATAGTTGAGGCTACAAATTAAAGTACCAAATAATTGGTTAAGAAATCATTAAGCAACCGCTTTCTACTAATGATATAATAATTGATCGTATTAGTACACTTTCCGTTACATATATTGCGTATCACACGTCAATAAATTGCATTATCAAGTTCATtgctttttcttatttaaaacTTGGGTTATGGTTGGTCACTAATTTGCCACGTTTATAAAGATGTTAGTTGACAAACATATGTATTAATCCTATGATATCAACCAAAATACAAACATAACACAATCATTTTGTATTATCCCTTTATACCGAACTAGCTTTTTAAAATATTCACAATATGAGTTGTTTCtgttattctttcttttatgtgcACTTTCGGCAAGAGGTAGGCGTTAATTTAGGCATAATCAAAATGCGAACCAAAATTTGATTATCTtcaattttggattgaattttAGGGATTAAAAtattggattttgaatttaattttaaaaaatctagattttgaatTGGATTGCGGACCCGAGATTTtggatttttgtttttttcaaaacttttaattAGAAATCAGAAATTCCAATTTAAACATGATTTTACTATGTAATATATGGACTTGTTAAATCTTAGGCCTTAATACTTTTGTTGCTAAGAATTCACTTGAtatataatgattttatttatgatacttcatgaatatcctatttGGACGATGGTGGTGTGAATCAGAAATTATTAAGATACTTAATATGTTTAAATTAGATGTCCGTTTTTGTAAGAAGAAAAAG
It includes:
- the LOC132030461 gene encoding F-box protein PP2-A12-like, encoding MGSSLSLLFSSTTVNQQNNIGLGDLPESCVASVLVYMDPPQICKLSMLNKAFRGASFADFVWESKLPMNYNSIIQRVQNFPNNLCKRDIYARLCRPNSFDGSTKRVCLDKRTGRVCMSISSTGLTITGIDDRRYWSRIDTDESRFKSVAYLQQIWWFEVDGEVDFPFPVGSYSIFFRLQVGRASRRFGRRVCNSEHVHGWDKKPVRFQLSTSDGQQATTQCYLNEPGIWKYHHVGDFVVTGLVKQMKVKYSMTQIDCTHTKGGLCVDSVLICPVEFKQRLKQNF